The Mycolicibacterium insubricum DNA segment CAAATCGGGAGCGAAATGACACCACGACTTGCCGGCCGGGTCGCCTTCATCACCGGAGCCGCCCGAGGCCAGGGCCGGGCGCACGCGGTGCGGATGGCCGACGAGGGCGCCGACATCATCGCGGTCGACATCGCCGGTGAACTGCCGCCCTGCGTGCCGTATGAGCCCGCCACCCGCGAGGACCTGGATGAGACCGTACGGCTGGTGGAGAAGAGCGGCCGCCGCATCCTCGCCTCGGTCGCCGACACCCGCGATCTGGAGGCGCTGCGCGCCGTGGTCGATGCCGGGGTCGCCGAACTCGGGCGGCTCGACATCATCGTCGCCAACGCCGGGGTGGCCGCCCCGCAGCCGTGGAACGAGATCACCGCCGCCGACTTCCGCGACGTGCTCGACATCAACACGACGGGGACGTGGAACACCGTGATGGCCGGTGCGCAGCACATCGTCGACGGCGGCCGCGGTGGTTCGATCGTGCTGATCAGCTCGGCGGCCGGGGTGAAGATGCAGCCGTTCATGATCCACTACACGGCCAGCAAGCACGCCGTCACCGGCATGGCGCGGGCGTTCGCCGCCGAACTCGGCCGTCACGGCATCCGGGTCAACAGCGTGCATCCCGGACCGGTGAACACCGATATGGGTACCGGCGAGATGGTGAACGCGGTCATGCGGACCATGGAGACCAACCCGCAGCTGGCCCACATGCTGACCCCGTTCCTCAACACCTGGATCGCCGAGCCGGAGGACATCGCGGACACGGTGTGCTGGCTGGCCTCCGACGAGTCGAAGCTCATCACCGCCGAGGCGATCGCCGTCGACCAGGGTTCGACCAAATACTGACCCGGCATGGGTTTCGCGGAGGCGCTGGCCGTCGGGCTGCACAGCTACGGATCCGGTGACTGCATCGAGTTCGACGGCGTCTGGCATTCCGGCGACGACGTTCTGCGGCTCGGCACCGACTGCGACGACGCGCTGCGC contains these protein-coding regions:
- a CDS encoding mycofactocin-coupled SDR family oxidoreductase, with product MTPRLAGRVAFITGAARGQGRAHAVRMADEGADIIAVDIAGELPPCVPYEPATREDLDETVRLVEKSGRRILASVADTRDLEALRAVVDAGVAELGRLDIIVANAGVAAPQPWNEITAADFRDVLDINTTGTWNTVMAGAQHIVDGGRGGSIVLISSAAGVKMQPFMIHYTASKHAVTGMARAFAAELGRHGIRVNSVHPGPVNTDMGTGEMVNAVMRTMETNPQLAHMLTPFLNTWIAEPEDIADTVCWLASDESKLITAEAIAVDQGSTKY